caaatataaCTCAAATGCTCCAATCCTCAAccatattagaataataattttgagaataacaatatacattcaaatttattgtaaaatatactTGGAAGTTTAGAaaatggatgaagaagaagatgatgaaccTCAGCCACAAAAGTATGGATTCTCAGTTGAATCCAAATTGGATGAAGACCATCTATTCTATCTCCAATTCacaaataattttataagtaATGTCACAAGACCAAGAGATTACGATCACTGTGTGGTAAGTATAATTCAAGTAGTGGATATATAAAATGCATAAGTCAATACATTATCATGGTTGGGAGGTTTTTTACCTGAGACCGCATGAAATCACAACTGCAACCAATAGAATAGGcctattatgaataatttctcaactaatacttatattttgaaaatttcttgatACTTGATAGGTACTTGATGTCTTCGTCCTTGACTGGGGGTACCAGAAAGACTGTgtcaaagtttttaaaatagtggCTCCTCAGCCAGCtcagtcaatgaataaattggtctattttacttgatacttgatgtCTGGGTCGTTGACTAGGGGTGCCAGATAGACCGCGTCGTAGTCGTGTACCCAGCCGGGTCATCCGGCAGAAAAAAGCGTCTCATCGTCCAGTTCCTTGAGCGAGTACAAGGGCTGCTCAAAAAGTTGGGTTTTCAGGGCTTTCTCGAATCTCTCAAGTTCCATTTCCTGAACATCGGTGGGAAGTTTGTTGAAGATCTTCAATGCCGCTATCTGGAAGCTCTTCTGATTGCTTGTCAATCGAGTTCGTGGAATTTCCAGGTTCCCTGCTGACCGTGTATTGTAGTTAAGGACCTCATTTCTCTTTTTCATTTGTTCATTATTCTTCCTCACATGCATCAATGCAACAAAATATATTGGCTGTAAACAGTCATTATTTGAAGCTTTCTgaacatttattcattaatgcCTGTCTGATTAGAGAGCAGAATCTAGTGCGAGGTTTATTTCTCACTTCAATTGGGAGTCTGTTATAAAATCTTAGTGCAGCTGATGGAAAACTTCTCTGTGTGCTGGCCAACCGGCTGCAAGGAACTTCCAGATTGGTAGCATGGCGAGAGTTGTGGCTATGGATTTCGTTTCTTCTCACCAACTTATGCTGATTGTCCCTGACATAGATCAAGGAGGACAGGACATACTAACTGTATATGGTGAGAATTTTCATTTCCTTGAAAAGTGGCCTACAATGATCTATATGTCCTGCAAAAGAGATGATTCTGATTGCCATCTTTTGTAGTAGTAGTAGCACATCGTGACAAAAGGTGCGTGTCCCCACAGCAGTAGTCCATATCAAATGTGACTGTGAAACAGGGAATGGTAAGCTGATAACAACAGACAATACGTCTCAGCTTCCTAAGCAGGTATATCACCCTGGACAATCTCTTGCAGACTTCTGTCTCATGGTAGCTCCATCGCAACCTGCTGTTTATCCAGAAGCCCAGGAACTTTACAGGCTCTTCCTCCAATGTTGTCCTCTTTAGGGAACATACCAGAAAGTTTGTTTTATCGTCATTTAGCATCAGCTTGTTTGCTGCAAACCAGGTCCTGGCGACATTTAGTTGGAGAGCTGATCTTTCCGCCGCTTCTTCCACAGTTTTACCTCTAGCAGTCAAtgtggtatcatctgcaaagagtATAGAGCTCTTGTTGTTTGGAAAGTCATTCATAAGAAGAATGAAAAGCAGGGGACCCAACACTAAGCCCTGTGGCACACCATGATCCACATTTATAATGCCTGATGAGGCTTCCTCAAGTGAGACCACTTGCCTTCTATTTTCTAGGTAGCTTCTTAGTGTGTTCAGTACTGTTTCCTGTACACCATACTTCTCCAGCTTCTTAACAAGTGTACCATGAGGCACACAGTCGAACGCCTTGCTCAGGTCGCAAAGCGTAATTAAAAGCAAATCTGGGCCATAAGTGCACTAGCAGTTGAACGACCACTTCTGAAACCATGTTGGGCCTGGTTGAGGAGGTTGTTTCCTACAAAGAAGTTTGTGATTTGCTGCTTCATCTCGGTTTCAATAACTTTAGACAATGTAGGTACTATGGATATAGGCCTGAAGTTTGATGGAAGTTCTGTATTTCCCTTCTTATGAATTGGCAGAGTCCTAGCTAGTTTCAGTTTCAATGTGTCAGGGAAAACTCTCAACCTGAAGCAATGATTGACTGCTGTAGCCATTTGCTCTGCGATGGGATCAATGGTGTCTTTCAACTACCGCAGTTAAATTCACTAGCAAACTCTAATGCCTGGTCTACATGCTGGCCCAGTTTGGAAATGCCTATATCACATCTAGGCCAGCGCTGGCCAACCAACCATCCACACACTGGTAGGTACTGGTCGTCATAGAACCAACATTTGTATGTGGCATAAAAAGGATATGACTATTTTTTAACCAATCGTGATATAAACCAACACAAAGTTAATAAACAAGAGATTCAACATTCTGTTACTTCACAACAAAACTTTTTAATATCACTTTATCCAAGCcactaaaataatattcaattcacccttcatagaaaaaacattaaattattcaattctattcattatttcacGCATAACCATGATTTTctatacaaaaaaaattattttcatttaatacaatataaaaataatagaacttgaaaaaaatcatagaaaaataattagattAAGCTAAACAGGTACACCGTGTACAGTACTATATctacttatattttttataaaaaaaagaacttgattcaatttattcaaaaactataTCTTACATAGTaaataaaaacaagtaaaaagtaaatgaataactcCATGCTTGGACAATAAGTCCGCGAGCATGGAAGAGTCTTCTGACAATCGATAAGAATAACTATACTTTATTAATACTAGATACTATAAAAAATCTATAGTTACTAAAAatttactaataaaataataaattaaaaattataagcaaaaataATAGTTCAACTAAGTGACTTgaactacaaaaaaaattaatttgcgGCATTCAAGGTACGGGCATTGAAAGTATGGGACCTGTGGTTGAAGGAGGAAAAACTGAACAAAACCAATAGGTAAGGACGGACTATGAGGAGTAATATCACTAAACTTAAGAAGACCGCAACAGAGCCTCTGCAGCCGACGGGCCAATACTGAGAAGCCACCTGCTCACTCCGCGCTTATAGACGGCGATGCTACACCCCTCAccaatattgattattgatagaatttctGGAGGAGCATTATGATAAAGTCCATGAGTCAAATGGAAAGAAtttgataattgaattaagTTTTCGAGAGGAGGGATTTGGAtgttaatatttaatatatttctgGTTGGAAAATTATGCTGAATTTCTGTAAATATGGAATAGTTTTTTATAAAGATTAGAAGGTGAATAGGTAATTAATTTGTATTAAggtgaaatataattgatattgtcaattccacatAATCCACAGTTCCAAAAAAgaccactgatgatgatgcctcaataagtgcattgaaactttGGTTTGgcttaaataaattatgtggagcTGACAAAATAGCTTTTaattcaccttaatatggagaaattctacAATATCTCCGTTCGTAGTGTACATTTGAATTAATTAGTAAATGAATTGCAGAGATGGCTGGAGCGGTTGGCGGGAGAGCCGATGTATGGCATAGAGGCAAAGCGCAACCGCAACATGTACCTGGCTCAGCTGCTGATCGCCATGCAGGACAACAAGATCATAGGGCCCTTCTCCGGCCCCCCTCCCCATGGTAAACTCCCAAACGCAGCTGAAGCATTTGGACTCGCCCCTAAACAGGTAACTGTTTACAAAAAACAGCTTTTATCATACAGTATAATAACAGACGTTAGATCATGTCAGAGATCCTGAAATCGATCAGGTGCAacttgaaaactctgacaccaggcAAGAGTCAGTCAGATCTCttgatattatcaatattaccTTATATAATCAGTTTTAGTTTACAAAGAGGTAATCTTCAACTtccaattctattttatgaaaaacTAATCTTTTACGTCCAGTTTCCCAAGTATTCCTTCCATACTCTATTGGAGTAGACTAAAAAATTCATGCACAGAATAATATAACTGAGACTCCACATCCAAATAAAACTATGCTCTCCTCTACATGAGACTCAATTGTCATACCTTATGCCATCAGTTTCAGttcacaaaaatataaaaaatgagtaCTTTTATTAAGTAGGTACTCATGCAAAAGTGATAGGATTATTGGCTTTTCTTGTAATAAATACCCAACTAAAAGTTCACATTTttctgtgataattatttgaacaCTCATGCATATTCCAGGAAGATGATGGGGGAATCATAGAAGATCCAGACCGAGAGCTGAGCATGGCCGACTACCAGTACGAGTCTGAGGATGGCCGACTGTACGTGGCTTCATGCGCTCTGCCCAACAGCAGTGGAGTGATGGCTTATGTCGGCCTGACCTTTGGCGGCGGAGAAGGCCTTTGGCTCAACAAGGATGGCCAGCCTATGTAAGtactgtaggcctacctacATCCTCCACAAAACCAATAGGCGACCCTTATAATTATTGTCTCAAGCTGTACTAAATGGCGACGAATTTGGTATCTTAAGTTGGAAGAATTTCTCGCAGTTAAAATATACACACCATAATAGCTAATGAAATCTTGTAATTTTCCTATACACTATACAGGAATATACTCATGAAACACACAGAGAGCCCGaacacattattaatcatcTCTGCACATCCTACATAATATCTAGGATGTTTTAAAGTCATGTTTTTATTGAGCTGTATTGTATAGTGTTGACTGGCCTGTATGTAAAACTGTGATATGCTATTGAGGCTAATAaagatattctattctactaATCTTAACAGTTGCGATTAAAATCACATTTAGAATTCCTtagaatatattaataataataataataaataataataataataataatgataataataagttgattcccagattttttataattagcTCGATGTGATGCCACTCTTTACTATATCATCCAACCAGAATTATTATACTTTTGAGTTTTTCCCTAAATATCACAGAGTTCATGAAGAATGTACTAAATATTATCTAATGAATATGCCATGTTAACATGGAAGAATAATACAATCACGGGAAAGTAGAATAATGACAAAATAGTATTTGAAGTGCaaattaagagcctagaattacCTAAATGCCTAATCCTTCAAAAAATACAGTACATTTACAAATACAGTTATGTAAGTTACTTGTTACAACAGATTATCCTATTTTATATCAAGCGCGCTTCtatatttcattccaatttcatCAAATGAATCATTCTATTTTAGAAGACAAGAAGAAGTTCTGGGGAATGAAGATAGCATGAAGGCTATAACAACAGAGACAAGAATCAAGAAACAACTTGAATATGTGGGTATTTTTTgcaattatgtctatttttaaCTGCTTTTAAAGCTAATTAATTGCTAGAATGTGTATTTTCACCATAGTCTTTAACCGTAAAATTATATTAAACTCTACTAACACATCCATGAGATAAATCAATCACAGAGAGATGGTTTTTGTTGATAGAAATTGGCCTATTTGctatttcattcatattattttttatatgtttattaaaaatgttgcctacattgaaaattttttatagttaattcaatattttgaaaagaTTTATTGCGTTATCTAGTGTGATCTCTATTTTTAATCTCATATTTATCTAAAATTTATAGATTCAAAACTTTCAGAAGAAACATTTTGGATTGGAAACTGTTGGGCACTTGTAATCTCGATTTGTTTCTTACTTGGGGACTGTGCTATTCGGGACACAAATACAGTTTCTATttaacatgaaaaatatttgtagtTAACGGTCTGCCTTTTTTTCTCTGCAAATCTTTTCAATGATAATTGCTTGTACAAAttgatagatgaatgaataaagattgAGGTAgaacaaataattaatgatacGATCGAtagtttattgatttttgatattTCACAATATATTGTCAGATTTATGAGAGCTtgtgtgaaattatatttcaattgtttaattaaataaataaaattataattgtaaGATTTTATAGATAAAATTTAATAACGTAGATGATCATAAAAGTATGTTCGTATTTTCAGTTGCAAGAGTACATTGATGCCCTGAAATCGCAAGGGGAGAGTGACGAATCAGTGAAGCATGCGAAAGACGCTTACCGCTTCTTGATTGGTTTACCGGTGACGCGGTCAGACATTGACGTTCTCGAAGTCGGCAGGTACCGACTCGCAAAGGACCACCGGGATATTATCGAAGATATCTACCCCAATGAAATGGTTGAATGGTAAGTATGTAAACTAAAATTGGCAAGATCTattatacaaataaattataaagtaGTACATTTCAATGCGTGTGTTTCATGTGTGACACAGTATGTGTTCTGTACTAGTAATCTCACTAACATAGATTATTATGAAGTTTATCCTGAAACATGCAAGTAAAATTCGcattaaaatttgaaactgatgAACTCACTATATTAATGAAACACTgagtgataattttgaatacTAAGGGCTACTTTAATTAATACGAATAGAATGGCATAATTGCCCTTTTTTAGAAATCACCTTttttacttctttttataaaacaGTGAACTTTTTAGAatatattgattgaattgaaaattcaaaaaaatatttgatagttttatgattaaaaaaatttattgttttataaaaagagttgaaaattgattACTTGAAAAAAGGCACAAATTCCATTTTATTCCTATTCATTATAATCATTTGACAGTCTTCAAAGTACAACTTTAGCTTGTCCtcttcaataaaattgttattttatgtCCTAGCAACCgacaattcaattgaaaattcatttctaGTTCATAGACAGATAAAATCGTACAATTATTTCATCAACACCATAATAGATTTTCAATCTagtaatttaatttcataattttcatctgaagGATACAAGATCTGCTGGTGAAGAGCAAAAAGGATATCGAGCAAAGGTACAGATTGAGACTTGACAGAATAATCGGGCCTATGTATCAATCTTATgcagaagaagtagaaaaaggtCTGAAAAAATTCAAGGTGAGTCGAACAGTGTATTTCAAGagtatataattaaaaaatcttaattttataaatgaatcaaAAAGATCATTGGAACAACTCGTTAATGGTATGCGGAACTCAACCGAGACATGAGACAGCGTCAGTGTCCGATAAGTTTGTGATTGGAAGAATGTCACAAACGATATTTTTTGAGTGTCGGTTATTCTATATTCGGTTAGTCGGTTATTCTAACACAAACGAGAGTtagaataatttcaagaaaaatgcaAAGCAAATTCCCTCCCATACAACCAGCAattgatataggcctatatagacCCCATTTTCGAATTTCTTCCAAgaacagataataataataataataataataataataataataataaagaaaataataataataataataataataaagaaaataataatatcatctacagtatttattttaataattatggaAACATTGAGAAAGttaacatttattataaaaattctaaCTTGAATAAACCCAAGAATTTACTCTGATCCTAATCAGTATAGCACACTATGATGTCCACATAATTTCAATGGTCTCAAACCTTCTTTCTCCAAGAACGATTCCCTTGCAGTTACAATAGGTGGGTTATTATTGCATTGAATTAGAGGAGAGCTTCAAATTCtccaaaattattgattcaacagTAAGACTGATAGAAGATGAATTTAATTACAGAATTCTCATGAAGTTTCCCTCTAAACACTGATTCCTATATTTAATACATTATAATAAGAAGTAACTTGATGATTTTGATTTGCAGGAAGCAAGATTGGTGTGGCAAGAGGTTCATGAGGTATTAGCTGAGCTGAAAGAAACAATGGACGAAAGAGATGCCAAATTAGCGGCTGCATCTAAGGCTCACGGTTCCAAAGATAATTCTACAGCTGAACCACTCTTGAAATCGCTCCAGGAGTCGGAGGCACGAATGAAGGTAAATTCACTAATTACATTTTGTTGAAGAAACCCTTCATGATATTCATTCCCAATAATACTATGAATATGTGtttcaatatttgaagaataaaagAATATACTGATTGAAGATAAACAGCGTTTatggattatttaaattttgataaattcagATCATATCTTATAAATAGCGAGAAGACTTCAGTGAAAGTTCCACTAATGTGCTAGTTTGGATCTACAGCTGGCAAGAACTATAACAAGATTTCATCAGTTCAACTACTGCTTTGTAACAAACTGTTTGTCagtgaacaatttgaaatgtctCTTAAAATACGATCATATCCATCAattccattttctttttcattcacacttaaaatatgaaaatgaacttGAAACAACTAGTTGTTCATTTTTTGGCTTGCTCGAATTGACACATCAGAAAAATCTCATCACTACCAAATATAATATCCACACTTCATGATaaattgttcaatatttttcagaaaaacCGATCAATTGCTCAAGAATTGAATGACAAGATAGCCGAGCTACACAGGATAATACACGATAGTGCATTGTTCCATATGCGAGAGCTGGCTAAAATGAATTCGGACATATCCAACCTGTCACTAGAAATTTGCGTCTTACGTAAGGAGAACAAAAAGAAACTGACCATCATCAAAACACTAAATTTGAACAaggaaaatatataataatctgAATTAAATCAAGAGAAACTTTTGAGATGATGAATATACGAAAATAATCTGTCCTGTCGTGTGCATCGTTTTTGTAATGTCTTATGAAAATTTGTCCTATGTGCTGAATATAAGCGCTTTGTGTTTGtctcaaataaattgaatgtatcaCTCTTGAGAATGATTTTTACTAGTCTTAAGTTAAGGAACTGGAATAAGCATAAGGTTTAAAGTTTTTTAGAGGTTTTTTTAAAGGTTTTTATCACTGACATGGAGTGCAATTGAACAACTCCAGTTTTTTACCgaattctgatgaaattactcaaaCCAAAACTACCCAAACCCTTCAGCGAAACTACTCTGTCTTGGCTCAGTGGGAAAGATGTCAAGCACTAGAAAACAATTTAATTTAAACTGAgatacaaattgataatttattgatttgttcATCATAGTTTTCGAATCATATAAtagttcaataaattatagtagTTATTTGAGTAAACTTATTTCACAATCTTTAAAACTGAGAAGAAAAGAAGTTACAGCTAAGAtcttaatctattattatttgattacgCACAATAATTCTAAGATGAGTCCATAGTTTTTTACAAACTACATTAGTTGTttgtaaacaaaaataaattgtaaaaagtTGTTTGTAAATAAAAAGCTTTTGAATATGAAGTTGTGGTATAAAACCTTTAGCCATCAAGATTAGTTCAGTAATTTTGTGGTTTGATATGTACCGATATACAGTAGTTCTTGTAGTATCAACACACAAActggattcaattttttacaaaattgaagcGATCAATTTTGGTTCATTTTGCAGGATTATTGATAAGGGTAGATTATTCAGCTTTCTCTTTGAGATTACTCTATCAGTGATAGGCCTACTGTCAAGGTACCGGCATATACCGAATGTAAGCCACACGTGTCATGATATCCTTTTATCTTATCAAATTCGACTCAGTTTCAGTAATACTTGAAATCAATTACTGCGAACGAAAAGCAAAATCCATTTAATGGATATTAATTACTATTTCaatcaatgacatttttttaagGAAAGCATAAGGTTTTACATGTATTCCAGACAAGAATTGGAGGGGATTGGAATGGTTTTCAGTAGAATCATTTGAGGGAGACTAGTATAAAATGTGCCAACAGTGGAATAGTTCTTCACAATAGTCTTCAGGCTTTTAAGTAGATAACAGCTTACAGCAGTC
Above is a window of Nilaparvata lugens isolate BPH chromosome 4, ASM1435652v1, whole genome shotgun sequence DNA encoding:
- the LOC111063609 gene encoding uncharacterized protein LOC111063609 — translated: MDEEEDDEPQPQKYGFSVESKLDEDHLFYLQFTNNFISNVTRPRDYDHCVRWLERLAGEPMYGIEAKRNRNMYLAQLLIAMQDNKIIGPFSGPPPHGKLPNAAEAFGLAPKQEDDGGIIEDPDRELSMADYQYESEDGRLYVASCALPNSSGVMAYVGLTFGGGEGLWLNKDGQPIRQEEVLGNEDSMKAITTETRIKKQLEYLQEYIDALKSQGESDESVKHAKDAYRFLIGLPVTRSDIDVLEVGRYRLAKDHRDIIEDIYPNEMVEWIQDLLVKSKKDIEQRYRLRLDRIIGPMYQSYAEEVEKGLKKFKEARLVWQEVHEVLAELKETMDERDAKLAAASKAHGSKDNSTAEPLLKSLQESEARMKKNRSIAQELNDKIAELHRIIHDSALFHMRELAKMNSDISNLSLEICVLRKENKKKLTIIKTLNLNKENI